From a single Capsicum annuum cultivar UCD-10X-F1 chromosome 12, UCD10Xv1.1, whole genome shotgun sequence genomic region:
- the LOC107852665 gene encoding protein SENSITIVITY TO RED LIGHT REDUCED 1, translating to MAASTNTPALDKPNPAEDWTVVLPRGGKPKRNFHKVIIRVGQKQEQLWTPSDTETNPERESRLMQKIQSCIKKLESSSFWLAFLNQLQTPEIFDWFQKRVGSEGKMQMVIYGIGSIESFEPPRLQLSLAILMKRMFSWIGEVEVFDPVISLAESRVLTALGCSVLTINEQGRRQALTPMMFFMPHCEAELYDNLLEANWCPDLLDNITLFGNSFEAYEQHLSVCKNLSLADSRKHILAVRKFVKELAIDSSSDDYFRAFHGSSWHFFKLDPHSDLCDARP from the coding sequence ATGGCTGCATCAACAAATACACCAGCTCTTGACAAGCCTAACCCAGCTGAAGATTGGACAGTTGTATTGCCTCGTGGTGGAAAGCCGAAAAGAAATTTTCATAAAGTTATCATACGTGTAGGGCAAAAACAAGAACAATTGTGGACTCCTTCAGATACTGAAACCAATCCCGAGAGGGAATCTAGATTGATGCAGAAGATACAAAGCTGCATTAAGAAACTTGAGAGCTCCTCCTTCTGGCTGGCATTTTTGAATCAGTTACAAACGCCTGAAATATTTGATTGGTTTCAAAAACGTGTGGGCTCAGAAGGAAAGATGCAGATGGTAATATATGGAATTGGTAGCATAGAATCGTTTGAGCCTCCTCGATTACAGCTTAGTCTTGCAATCTTAATGAAAAGAATGTTTAGTTGGATTGGGGAGGTTGAGGTATTTGATCCAGTGATCTCTTTGGCAGAATCTAGGGTACTGACAGCTCTTGGCTGTTCTGTCCTAACAATCAATGAACAGGGTCGACGTCAAGCTTTAACACCTATGATGTTCTTCATGCCACATTGTGAAGCTGAACTGTACGACAATCTTCTAGAGGCAAATTGGTGTCCTGATCTATTGGATAACATTACACTGTTTGGGAACAGTTTTGAGGCATATGAACAACACTTGTCGGTGTGCAAAAATCTTAGTCTTGCTGATTCTAGGAAACATATCCTCGCAGTCAGGAAGTTCGTCAAGGAGCTTGCAATTGATTCTTCTTCAGATGATTATTTCCGAGCCTTCCATGGTTCGAGTTGGCATTTTTTCAAACTTGATCCTCATTCAGATTTATGTGATGCTAGACCATAA